The DNA region CTCAGCAGCAGGCCGACCCGGGCTGTTCATCCCCTCAAACAATTCACCTGAATCAGTTCTCAAAACAACTCCCGGCTCAGGAAGAGCAAACTGGCAGTGGAAGCGTTGGTCCtcagagagaggaaagtgtttctgtacacacacacggctcGGCCCTGCTGGCAGAATCAAACGATGACGCACTCGGCAACACACAGATGATTAAATCCTCGCCGGCATATTGATCCAGCCTTGTGAGTGTGCTCGGCCTTCACGTGGGTGCCCAGTCGACCTTCTTTAAAAACGTAACCTATATTCTGTTTTTAGGGTGACCTTGTGACCTgtcgggggcgggggggggtgggtgCTGGAGGCTGCAGCTCTCCCGCTGGAGTGGCATCATGGGACGGGAGGGCGGGGAGCGTTGCTTGGAGTGTGGCTGAAATGTCAGAAGTGTTGCCTTTCAAAACAAGCTGGCCTTTCCATCAGGGACAGGCTCTTATGTCCATCTCTGAAAGGgaagatggaaaaagagaagCAGGTCTTGACGTCTTGGCGCGcttatctttctctcctcctccgtctgcGTCCTACCTGTCGTCCCGACCGTCTGTATCAGGTTTGTTTCTGGAGTAAATGAAGAGAAACGGTTTTAATGGTGCGCTGCCAACATTTCACCTCATCCCTCTGCTGCGACTGCAACCTTTCAGCCGTCCATTTTACTTATTATATCTTTGTTTACAGTAAGTCAGTAGTGgaatgtaagtacatttactgtactgaagtacaattttAATGTACTTGaactttaattaaatatttccatttgttgcTACTTTTAATCCActacagagggaaatattatgctttttacattttatctaacagctatagttactggttacttaattaatattttacacataAGACCTATGGTGACCTTATAAAATCtaatgcattgttatagattaaactcTCCAAAACTTTATTGAAGTAGTTCAGATTAGCTCACCTTTAACCTgccaaaaaaatgacaatgctgCTCACACGTTCatgcatctgtaataataacGTGTCTTATTATTGTGACATGGACAGCAGCCATTCTGCTGTATAATGAGTACTTGGTACTATCTGTACATTATGCTGATGATACTTTACTTTCTTTACTAGTATTTTACTTAaggttttgtatttgtaatgcaggatttttacttgtaatagagtatttttctATTGTGGTTGCTACTTTTtggagctgcaactaacaatttattttcattactgattaatctgcagattattttttttgagggggggggttgcacaaaaagaaaaaatatgtaatttacTACAAtgacaagaaaagcagcacattctcacatttgagaacctggagACATCaaatttttgcttttaaaaatgtcaatagTTTCCTTTTTCGATCGACTAACCCTTGCAGCTCTACTACTTTTACTAGAGTAAAGTATccgaatacttcttccaccgctgcagCATGTGAAATGGTAGAATAAGCTAAACTGGGACTTGATGCGTTATTAAAAGACAGTTGGATGGTATAAATCTTTGTCCCAGATGTGGTGTTAATGCTGCAGCTCATGTGTTGTCTCTGCATAGTTACGAACCAACGAAGTGATGAGACGGGGAGAGTGTAGAAGGCCAGAATAATGAGCTTGTTTTCCACTGCTCACTCTCTTGGCTCGTAGTTATGCAGATCAGGTCGTCCAGGTTACCTGTCCGGTCTGCGGGGAGAGACTGCAGCACAGCCCCTCCTCTACATGtagctgatgtttttctgcaacACATGCCAAACAGGTCGGTCTACCTGGTGCAGCGTGAGACGGGTTTAAATAAAAGTCCTGGAGCCTCTCCTGGGGCAGGCTGTGGAGGGGATCTATCTGCTCGTCTAAAAGGCCAAAGTCTGACAAAATGAGAATCCCCGGCCCTCATGTCCCGGCCCGTCTGGCAACGTCGGCCGGCTGCCATCATGTCTGGCTTGAGATACGCGACAGTAACTCAAAACCCACAAGACGTGCGTCCCAGAAAGCCTCACAAGCTATTTGCAGAGGTGTTTACAGATCATGTGCTTGTTGATGATACATGCCTTCCACCACTTGCACAACCTCTCAGGAACTCTTTGAACGCTGTTATAAATCATGGGCTTTAATTTTGTCGTCATAAACAAACAGCCTGTGATGGACTTTCGGTCGGAGTCAATGGACTGAAACTTGCTCGAAGTAAAACAATAATCTGCAGAGATGGTCCACATCACATGCTTACTGGCTTGGTTCTTTGTTTatgatttgaatgtgtttgaattGTGGTCACACGGCATGAGAAATCTATATATACCCAACCAGACTGGACTAACTGGTCCACAGAGTCTCAGGtttaaagatattcagttccAGTCAGCTGATCAGAAACTTGTCCGGCAGATTCTTCACTCCGAGGGAAACATTACATCATTACTTCATAGGAATAAAGTCAAACGGGAGGAGTTTACAGCATGATATCATGTGAAATCCCtctgactgctgtgtgtgtgctgcagagtAGTAGTCCCTGTACTACCTTCATTAGGTAGTACAGGGACGTACCTAATGAAGTTAAACTGGGGCCGTGTGAGTGAGGCAACGAGCTGAGGGGTTTTCATCAGTAGCAGAGCAGGATTAGTCATCGTGTGTTTCAGTTGCAGTTCTGTCTATTTGAGTTAAAGATGCCCCTTGGAGTTTCCTTGTAAACACACACGAGTTCTGACAGTCCCTTCTTGAAACACAACAGTGTCCATACAGTTCAGTTTGGAAAGCTGCACTTGTCACAGTGAGTGCAGTCTGTGTAAACCAGGACCTCGGGAGGCCAGTTTCCTTTTAGAAACCAGCAGCGAGAAACTATATTCCACTTGCATCAGTTATTGAATATTGATGTCAGTTAAGAGGTCGTCATTTGCCTCCCAGGATACTTTTAAAGCTGAGTTTTTATTGGCAAACAGCCAaagacttggggggggggggggggggggtacagagtGAGTACAGGACAGAAGATGAGATTCAGTGAGACGATCTCAAACACTAACTGATTCATCTTTCTCCTTCCAGTTCCTGGTTAGCGGGGTCTCGGCTGCCCAGCTCCATCCCTCAGTCTCCGGGGCCTCTGTGGTGCTCCTGATGCCCCTCACCCACAACTGAAGATCCCGGGTGGGCGAGGGACTGTCAGGGATCACTCTCTCGGCGTGCTACTACACAAGGTGACAACAACGCAGAGGGCTGTGGTCCAACAAGTGCCGCTGTGATAAAGAGCAAAACCACAGTCTGAAGTGCTGTGACTGTGACGTATTCACAGGTCACACTTTCCATGTCACCTGGGACTTGATGCGTTATTAAAAGACAGTTGGATGATATAAATCTTTGTCCCAGATGTGgtgtttttaaaggctttttattttgagataaaatacattttctaaaagcTAAAGGGTTTTTAAAAGGAAACAGTCGACACATGTTGTTCTAACTTGCTGTAAGCACTTTAGGTAATATTGTGTTAAGTGCTTCATCCCTCAGGGTCCACTCTGAACACGGGAGCAGCTTGTTAATGAGTAGTACCctcattttgctttttattcAAGCTTAAAAATCTCCACCTGCAGTGGATTTAATGCATAAAGTCATTCATTCACATAGTTTCCTCTCTATTTTAGAATAGAAagtaatgtgtttatttactgtgagagtgacacacacacagacatgtgacTGGAGATTACAGATTTAGGATCAGACAGATCAGTCACAACTGTCATCTTGACATCCTCATCTGGCCTCAGCGATCAAAACAACCATGTGTAACGTTACCGGTTCATCAGATTTGGTCTCGACTCTGAACTCTGGGAATCACATGTATTTACTGTAGGACATGCAAGGCAGGTACCTCAGTATAACTTTATTTACACGTCGGCTTCAGTATGTACGCACATCTACATGACGCTTCATCCAGAGTGACTCGCAGCGCTGCTCCGTACATCAGATCCAGTAAATGCAGCAACCGCTGCAGGGAGTAAACTAATGCACCGAACCAACGGGCTACACATTCAGATTGTGGACATCGCCGATGTGTAGAAACTTGTTTCTGGTTCTGACATAGAACTCATGCTAAGAATGTCTCAGTAAGTTAATGAGGGCAGTTCAGTTACAGTCGGGACATGTTACTCAGGGccacttcctctttgtctcgTGTCACTTCAGACTTGAGATGCTCTCAGATGCAGACAGATTTCTAATACTCGATAATAATCTTTGTTATCCGATTGGTCAAAGTGCCCAGTGGTGTGAAGGTTAACAACAAGATACAATCTCTCATTCACATgtaaacactaaacacactgaCTTGGTCTTTTAACACACTGGACAACAATTAAGTCTACATTAATTTGCGTTATTATTGTGTTCTGATGTCTGTGTTTAGAGTTGTGATCAgctgagaaagagacaaaatgcagaactttcattcatcattcaaacTTTTCCAGCATGTATGAGTCTATAGCTTCAAGGGTGTTTGTCTCTAGACTCTCATTTGCTCcagttttaaaatgcattaatgTGGGAAAATAAACTAGAATGGATAAACTAAATCTtggcttccccccccccccttaatgATCCAGGATGAGAAGTTAACAGTGACACAGGCTGCTCCAGTGAGTGGGAACCCCTCTCTTCTCCGCTTCCACTACCAACTGAGTGAGCGCCGCTCGGCCTTCTGGGACACGGCTCTATCAGAAGACAGCCTCTTCCTGGAGATCCCTGCGGGGGCGCTGGTGGAGGGGAGCAAAGAGGGGTGAGGATGTGTTGAGACCCGTTACTGCAAACCCATAAAGATGTGCTCTCCTGTTGAAAATAGCCCCGTCAAGTCTAACGCAGCAGTTTAGTGGAAGTCTGCACACCAGATGGGTCTAAATCGTACACGAGAGGCTGCTGTCATCGTGTTTTGAGCTTATCAGTGTGCCCCAAATGAAAAAGGATGCTAATAcgtttctgttttcactgccTGTCTTTGCGCTTGGCTGTAATCGATGCCGGGGCAGAGTAACCTCGCCTGCTGCGGGCTCAGAGCCAGCCGCTGGAGCAGGCAGCTTCGCAGCTGCCACTGCATTATTATGTAAAGTTGCAGCGCTtatgtaaagagaaaaaaataaaaagcactttGTGTGCGTCATCGCCACTCCCCTCGTTCACCAACTGACTCTCTGTGTTCATGTCATCCTCAGGCTGACAGCTCTGCTGGAGTTTTCGGAGGAGAAGCTGAAAGTTAACTACGTGTTCCTGTGGTTCCATAAAAGCAGAGAGGATCGATGTAAGAGCTCTTGTCCTTTTTAAATACTGCTGTTGTTGGTTGTAGAGCCAGGGTTTGCTTCTCACAGCCGTTTTTATTGATATgaagactttgtgtgtgtttaatgtttttatgggAATGTTTTTATGAACTTCTGTTCATAGAGAGCCAGACTTGcggtttccctctgcttccagtctttatgctaagctaggctaactaccTTCAGACTGCAGCTCCGTAGTTTTCTCACAGACACGAGATCAGTCTCGTCATCTCATTCttgcagagaaagtgaaaaggCGTTTCCCCAAAAGTTGAACTAATGTCTGAGTATTCTCTAACAAATGTGTAACTAATCAAATGAGTTCATCGCTCAGACCTGAGTCGAGCCTCTGaccctcctcctgtttcctcttcagTGTCCATCATCAAGACTTTCCACTACATGGGCTTTCAGATGGTGAAGCCGGGCAACCCCATGGTACCGGCCCGGCCTGATCTGGCCTTCATGGTTTACTCTCTGGACAACAGCAGCTCAGACGAGGAGTGACTGCCACAcgtgccccccccacccacccacccacccctccaGTACACTTTCTGtccattttcttcctccagCAGTCGAAGTCGCCTCGACTGTCACTCCGACACAAACCTCCCTCCCAAAAATCCTTCATCACTGAATGGGAGGGGCgtcaccttttttcttttctttttttatttttttatagacTTGTGATTTAAGGGGGTGTTCGGGAGTGGTAGGATTTCCATGTGACACAGACGCCCTtgccttctccctctcccttccccgAGGACAACTGCAGACTGGAGGAACAGGGAGTGGCGTAGCTTGAGTGAAGTCATCACAgctttccttttcatttgttcCCGTCTCGGCCACATTCTTTGTTTGTGCCGCCATCAACGAGACAAACCGTCGGGAGAAGGTGGTGTTTTACATTACAATTCAGCATATCTCTCCACTGACAGCTCCGACCTTTTTATAAGGAAAGAGACTTTGTGTGCTGTGTACCATGCGGGCGGTGTTGGTAGGGGTAAACAGAGGGAATTATGGGTTTGGTatggtcaataaaatgttgttttgcttcATGATATAGAGGGCGAAAGCCtgatgtatttatatttaacattaaagCACCATGTAAACATTTCTTCACACGTCTTCCTGATATGTTAAGACA from Enoplosus armatus isolate fEnoArm2 chromosome 6, fEnoArm2.hap1, whole genome shotgun sequence includes:
- the oaz2a gene encoding LOW QUALITY PROTEIN: ornithine decarboxylase antizyme 2a (The sequence of the model RefSeq protein was modified relative to this genomic sequence to represent the inferred CDS: deleted 1 base in 1 codon), producing the protein MVNFSVEVLLNSNCFSCQKGAKDPCFLEAIMLNTEESSWLAGSRLPSSIPQSPGPLWCSDAPHPQLKIPGGRGTVRDHSLGVLLHKDEKLTVTQAAPVSGNPSLLRFHYQLSERRSAFWDTALSEDSLFLEIPAGALVEGSKEGLTALLEFSEEKLKVNYVFLWFHKSREDRLSIIKTFHYMGFQMVKPGNPMVPARPDLAFMVYSLDNSSSDEE